In the genome of Felis catus isolate Fca126 chromosome E1, F.catus_Fca126_mat1.0, whole genome shotgun sequence, the window CCCGTAGAGTCGTCCAAGCCAGAGGAGGGGGCTGTGGAAGTGGGGACATGCCCCGGGGTTAGTTGGGCTTTGAGAAGCTGGAGGTTGCGGACAGAACCCTAAGAGAgttgtgcccccctccccaccgcccccccggCCGCTCATCCGGCCCTGCTTATGCTCCCAGAAGCCGGCAATGACGGCGTGCGCCCTCCCCGCGGGTGGGTGTCCGGACCCCCGGCGCCGCGCCCCCGCGCGGCGGGTTCCATCCCCGCCCGGCGTCCCCCGGGCCCTGCCGCTGCTTCTGCTGCTCCTGCCGCCCTCCGCCCGGCCCGCCGTCTTCACAGTGGGGGTGCTGGGCCCCTGGGCCTGCGACCCCATCTTCGCGCGCGCCCGCCCGGACCTGGCCGCCCGCCTGGCCGCCGCCCGCCTGAACCACGACCCTGCCATGGCAGGGTCCCCCCGCTTCGAGGTCGCGCTGCTGCCCGAGCCGTGCCGGACGCCGGGCTCCCTGGGGGCGGTGTCGTCCGCGCTGGGCCGCGTCTCGGGCCTCGTGGGCCCGGTGAACCCCGCGGCCTGCCGGCCGGCCGAGCTCCTGGCCCAGGAGGCGGGGGTCACGCTGGTGCCCTGGGGCTGCCCCGGGACGCGGGCGGCGGGCACGACGGCCCCCGCGGTGACGCCCGCGGCGGACGCCCTCTACGCTCTCCTCCGCGCCTTCCGCTGGGCGCGCGTGGCCCTGGTCACCGCGCCCCAGGACCTGTGGGTGGAGGCGGGACGCGCCCTGTCCGCCGCGCTCAGGGCGCGGGGTCTGCCCGTTGCCCTGGTGACCACCATGGAGCCGTCGGACGTGTCCGGGGCCCGGGAGGCCCTGAGGAGGGTCCAGGACGGGCCCAGAGTCAGAGGTAGGCTCCGCCGCGGGGTGCGGGgtgcggggagggaggggcgcgGCGGCGCGGGCAGCGGGGCGCAGCAGTGAGCCCGGGGTCTTGGTCCCCAGCCGTGATCATGGTGATGCACTCGGTGCTGCTGGGCGGCCAGGAGCAGCGCTGCCTGCTGGAGGCCGCCGAAGAGCTGGGCCTGGCCGACGGCTCCCTGGTCTTCCTGCCCTTTGACACGCTCCACTACGCCCTGTCACCGGGCCCCGAGGCCTTGGCCGCCCTGGCCAACAGCTCCCGGCTTCGCAGGGCCCACGATGCGGTGCTCACCCTCACGCGGCACTGTCCCCCCGGGGGCAGCGTGATGGACAGCCTGCGCAGGGCCCAGGAGCGCCAGGAGCTGCCCTCTGACCTGGATCTGCTGCAGGTAGAGGcacctgggaggagggaagaggggagggggggagaggggagaggggagaagggcatgGAGTCAACGGGAGACGGGAAGACGGAGGCAgtggggagagactgagagagcaagCTCTACCTGTTCTGACGTTTCCTGGGTAAACAGAGGCGCTGGGCTTGCTTGGGGCATCTTGGTGTATTGGGATTGCTTCCAGAGTGTAGGCcaggggaccccctccccccccaagccCAGCTCCAAGCAGGAAACCCTAGTGAAAGCTACACTGTAATGTCTTGCGGTCAGCTTCAAAGTGAACCCGCTTCCAACACCACTGGGACAGGCAGTCTATAATAcactgctggtgtgtgtgtgtgtgtgtgttttttaatttttaaatgtttatttatgttggagaaagagacagagtgtgagcgggggaggggcagagagcgagggagacacagaatctgaagcaggctccgggctcccagctgtcagcacagagtttgggactcgaactcccaaaccgcgagatcatgacctgagccgaagtccaagtCGGGTGTTCAACCgtcggagccccccaggcgcccctgcgctgctggtgttcttttttttttaattttttttttcaacgtttatttatttttgggacagagagagacagagcatgaacgggggaggggcagagagagagggagacacagaatcggaaacaggctccaggctccgagccatcagcccagagcctgacgcggggctcgaactcatggactacgagatcgtgacctggctgaagtcggacgcttaaccgactgcgccacccaggcgccccttttgatGCCGCTGGTGTTCTTAAGAGAATGGGAAAGGAGGACAAAGGCAGATGCGACCTCCACGCCCAGTTTAGAGGTGTTTCCTCTGGGGCTTCGTCAGGTGGTCGTAACTTTTGGACAGCCTTGACAAGTCTTGCGGGAAGCAGAAAGGACCCTAGGCGGAGCCAGGGGCTTCCATAATTATTTAGATCCACGGCTTACTGCCAACAACCCCAATACCCAGGATTCCCCGAGAATCCAGAATCCTGGGTCACACCATCTAACTCGAGGCCGGTCACAAAAAGGGGAggggctaggggcacctgggtgcctcagtcggttaagcttccgactttggctccggtcatgggctcccggtccatgagttcgagctccacgtgggagcctgcttccgattctgtgtctccctctctctctctctcaaaaataaataagcattaacaacatttttttaaagggggagggAGCTGGAAACCACTAAGACAGGTGGGAATTTAGATGGCAGTGGGCAGTAAACTAACCACCACAAAGACCTTCCTCAAAGGGTTGCACTTGAGAGAGGGCCGTGAAtcaagggggtgggggttggaatATTCCCCACCAATGCCCCTAGTCTCCTCCAAGAGGACCTGGGGTAGCCAGTGGGAGACAGGATGGGAATGGTGAGCGAGAAGAGGAGAGCGAGGCGGTTGGGACAGCGGTGAGACTGGATGGGGGGCAGGTGGAGGAAGTGGTGACAAAAACCATCTTCAGTTCTCTGTAACTAGCACAGGTGAGACCCCGGGAGTTACCTTCGATTCCTCTTACCTCCCCCCTCCCACGCTAACCCTAACCCCCCCCaccgaccccccacccccacccatccagACATCACGTCCtgtcagttttactttttaaaagtcacttgaATCCATCCTCGTTCTCTATTCTCACCGTCACTGCCCCGGTTCAGGCCGCAGCACCTCCGATCCAAAGCCTGAAACAAAATCTCCCCAAAAGGTCTCTGCTTCAATGCTCACCTGCCCCGGCCTTTCTCCACCCAACAATCAGTTCAAGCTTCAGACACCTGACAGATCTGACTGTGTCACACCCCTGTCCCGAGCCTCCCAGGGGCTTCCCTCGCCCTGGATAGATGACGGTCTCTTCAGAGGGCTTATCACGTCTCTCAtgccttcccctctcttccatCGTCCTTGAACTTCAGCCAGACGGAGCTACTCTGGTCTCCCTAAATGTGCCCGTCTCTCTTGCCTCTGTGCTGCTGGGTGcgctcttccctctcccctgtcccttccctccccccagatAACTGACTCACCCCCTCAAGGATGGTCACTTCTTCCGGaagccttctcctcctccctcagcctgggTTGGGAccctcctttcctgtctctgcAGCTCCCTAATCACCCCTACCGTCACCCATGGCACTACCCTAACATCCCCGTCTCCCCAACTAGAAGAAAGGTTCCTTGGGACAGGGACTCTATCTCGTCAATATCTCAGTGTCACCTATTGCTTTACACACGCCTGGCACTGTGAGAGATGGGAACTGGGAAAAATAAGCTTGATCGccctggggaaagaaaagaaggaaaaatagaaaatatagaagcCAACCAAAAGATAGGAAAGGAGGCTTTTAGGTAAATGAGAAgtaatcatattaaaaatatgagcAAGGCAACCaacaggaaggggaagagaggagctGCAGGTGATGGAGAATAGGAATAACCAAGGTTGAGAAGAGCCTAAGAACCCCCGAAAAGAGAAAAGGTcaatggggaggaggggagagaagagagccaatagggagagagaggaggagagagccaatggggagagaggaagagagagccaatggggagaggggaggagagagccaatggggagagaggaagggagagccaatggggagaagggaggagagagccaatggggagagaggaagggagagccattggggagaggggaggagagagccaatggggagagaggcagggagagccaatggggagaggggaggagagagccaatggggagagaggaagagagagccaatggggagaggggaagggagagccaatggggagaggggaggagagagccaatggggagagaggaagggagagccaatggggagaggggaggagagagccaatggggagagaggaagggagagccattggggagagggggagagagccaatggggagagaggaagggagagccaattgggagaggggaggagagagccaatggggagagaggaagggagagccaatggggagagaggaggagagagcgcTGAGCTGAGGGATGGGGGAAGCACCAACGAGGTGTGAACAGTCTATGCAGGAGGGGCCTGAGCACTGGAGAGAAGCAGTGCAAGGCTAGGTGGGCCAGCGGTGACCCCAACCCTGAGCCCCTACTGCCCtcccccaggtgtccccactCTTCGGCACCATCTACGACGCGGTCTTCCTGCTGGCGGGGGGCGTGGCGCGAGCGCGGGCGGCCACAGGGGGCGGCTGGGTGTCCGCAGCAGCGGTGGCCCGCCACATCCAGGACGCCCAGGTCCCCGGCTTCTGCGGGGCCCTGGGAGGAGCCGAGGAGCCCCCGTTTGTGCTGCTGGACACGGACGCGGCGGGGGACCAGCTGTTCGCCACATACCTGCTGGACCCCACCCGGGGCTCCCTCCGCTCCGCTGGGACCCCGGTGCATTTCCCTAGAGGGGGAGGAGGACCCGGGCCTGACCCCTCGTGTTGGTTCGAGCCAGACATCATCTGCAACGGAGGTGAGGGCGagcaccccagcccccaccggGACAGTCACCGTGGAGCCTCCACTAAGTGGTGAAAGAGAGTGAACTCTCGTCCTGGAACTCCTTCCAGGTCCTTCCTCAGACCCCTGGCTTGTGCGGAACCTGTCTCTTGCCAAGCCCCCAAAGCCCTCTTGGAACCTTCCTAGCATTCGCAGAGGCTCCCTTTTGCAGAAGACCATGACCTTTCCCTAGATCTCGTTCTGGGCTCCCATCCACCTTTCCTAGGGCCTCCAGGATTTGACCTGACTCCATCCCCCCATAGAGAGGGTGCCTCCCCCTGGCCACGGTCCTCAGAGTCccccctctcactgcctctccaggACTGGAGCCCGGCCTCGTCTTTATCGGCTTCCTCCTGGTGGTTGGGATGGGGCTGACAGGGGCCTTCCTGGCCCATTATGTGAGGTGAGTATGGGAGTGGGGTAGGTAAGGGATGAGCCTGCCTGTCCACCTGCCAGAAATGCGTCTGTGCAGCAAAGACAGCAGGCTGGGCCCACtcaagagtaggaaaaaaaaaaaaaaaaaaaaaaaggaagatagggAACATGGGGTTGCCCTCAAGGGAGTGGCAGACCAGGGGCTGTCTGGTTTGGGGATGACTGCTCTCCCCTGAGCCAACATTATCCCTTGCTGGCCTCCTGTCCTGGACCTTGGTCCCTTTTAAGCAGATGACGTCCTTTCCCTACCAGGCATCGTCTAATTCACATCCAGATGGTCTCTGGCCCCAACAAGATCATCCTGACTCTGGACGATATCACTTTCCTCCACCCGCAAGGGGGCAGCTCTCGaaaggtgggagaggcagggaggcaggggctaTCTGGCAGGGAGCCAGCTCCCCAAGTGTCCTCCACTGTATATCTGTTCCCCTGCCTGGGCcagccctcaccccagccccgAGGACAGCCTGGtttctgccctggctccctctcaGGTGTGAGCTCTGGGGATCAGCACCCTTAATGTGCAGTGAGAGTACCAGCCCTGTCCCGGGTGCTCTCCTGGGACAGCGAGACGCTCCAAACAAACCCACTGGTttgttttgtaaactgtaaaCCGCAGCGTAATTGGGAAGTATAATGTCAGTATCGTCTTCCCCTAATTAAGATTTCTTCCCTCTGTAATCCCTGGAACTGAGCCTGACCTCAACCCAGGACTCTGACCCCACAGTATATTCTGATCCCTTGCGTTGACCTCTACCCTCCAGGTGGTCCAGGGGAGCCGATCGAGTCTGGGTGCACACAGCGTGTCAGACGTTCGCAGCGTCCCCAGCCAGCCCGCGGACAGCGCCAACGTTGGCCTCTACGAGGTGAGCCTTACCCCGTCCAGGCCAAGCTCTATTCCTGGAGTTGCGTCATATCCCGTGGGCTCCAGAAAATGGTGATAGGAGCCCAGAATGGGCTCTAGGAAGAGGTCACGGGTTCCCCAAAGGGGAGCGTCCAAGAATCCTTCCTGCCCCAGGATTTTTCCCTTAGCCTTTATCCAGATGAGGGCTCCTCAAAGGCCAATCACGGTGGCTCAGAGGCCGGAGGCCAGCCTGGTGGGGAGTGTTCCGGCACCAGCATGCAGCCCGGTGTGGCCACCGAAGCCATCCCCCTCCCCATTGGgagcccctggccctgccccctccgTTGATCCAAGACTTCAGGCTACTGAAGGGCGTGGGCCTCCCTGGAAAGGTTGGGGCATCTGGGATGTGGCATCGTGGTCACAAAAAGGACATTTCCAGGACACGAGTTGTTCAGGATGGGGAGGTCCCAGACGGGGCTATCCTGACTCAGGACAGACAGACCCACGTCCTGGTCCTACCCAGCGTTTCCACCCCATTCAGATCTgactcaggaaccgtgagctTACAGGGGATGGAAAGAGAAAGTCACGGAAGGGCATTAGGACCTTCACTATGGGTCAGCAAATCTGAATGCTGTAGGATGTGTGGGAATCAGGACAGACCCAGAGAGAGCTGAGGGAGCTCAGCCAATCAAGAGTGGGGTGGAGGCTTGGAGCTTCCAGATGTCAGGTCCCACAGAGCATGCAGAGGGTCCCAATATGTCACCTACAGGCCACCACGGCCACTTGTCACTGGGGGAAGTTGTTAATCATTTGAATGGGCCTACCCTGTGCCTTGAAGAACGTTAAGCATCTCTTGTCCCACCCACAAAACACATCTCCCAGTTTTGGAGACAATTAAGAATGTCCCCTATGTATTTCCAAAGGCTCGTTAGGAGTCGACACCAAACCACCAGAATCTCCTGCCAGTGCGGCCAAACCCCTCACCCACGGACGAGGCCGGCTACAGAGATTGCAGGGTCTAAGGCAGAATGACACCGAAGGGCTCCCTGTTGGTTCAGGACGGTGGAACAGACGGCTGAACCAAGCACAGGCCCTCGTGAGCATGGGGCCCGATGGGACCGCGTTCCCATGGACCAGCCCTACCCACAGCTGAGGACAGTGAGGCTCCGAGCCTGCAGGGGAACTGCCTGTGCGTCACAGTCAGTCTATCATAAAAGCCTGATCTCCCCAGACTCCTGACTCCCAGCACAGTGCTCTCTCAGGGCAACAGATGGTGAGGAGGGCTGTGGCCTCAATGACATTTGTGGTGCTAATGGCTTGCTTACTAAGGCTGTGAGTGGGTGCGTCTGCGTTGGTGAGGACAGCCACGCGAGGGTGGCCCCCATCCCCGCCAGCTGTGAAGTGGACTGACGGATGTCAAACGCTTTGCTTCTGAACCTCTGCATCACAGGCAGGATGTGTCCTGAGGCAGTAGGCCTGTGGAAACGTGGGGGCTCTGCGGCTGTTCACCTCACGGGCTTTTAAGAAACTGAGTTCACTGCTCccatctctggggcgcctgggtggctcagtcagcgtccaactcttgagttcagttcaggtcatgatcccagggttgtgggatcgagccccacatttggctcctTGCtgaacgtggaacctgcttaagattctctctctccctctggccctctccctggcttgtgcgcatgcgctctctctctctctctctctctctctctctctctcaaaacaacaacaaaaaactactcCCATCTCTGCTCCAGGGAGACTGGGTTTGGCTGAAGAAATTCCCAGGGGATCAGCACATAGCTATCCGCCCAGCAACCAGGACAGCCTTCTCCAAGGTGAGCGTTGAGCCCgtggtggggtgtggggtgtggggtggccATCATTTCCTTCCCTCTTGGCCTTCTCTCTGCAGCTGGGGACAGAGATAGACCCGAATCTAGGAGAGACCAACAGGTCTCAGTGGAAGTGCCCTCTCCCAAAACAGGTGTCCGTTATgctctcccatttttttcttaatgtttatttatttttgagagagagagagagagagcgcatggaggggggtgcagagagagagagaaaattccacaCAGGCtccatcagtgtagagccccatgcggggctcgatcccacgaacccatgagatcacgacctgagccaaaaccgagagtcagataaTGCCCACTGGGCGAAGCAGAAAGCTGGCAAGGAGGCGGTGGCCTGGCTTGTTCTGATCGTCCCACCTCGAGGCCCCCCTTACATCGTGCAGCCTCCGCCTGGCCTCCTCCGACGCCTCCACGGAAGCTCTCGGTCACAGCTGCAGAATGACTTAGGGTCCCCAGACTAAGTCGCCACTTAACCGCAGGCATCTAGGATGAAGGGAAGCCCCTCATTGGACCAGAGGAAAGTTGGAAGGGCAGTAGTCACCCGCTGGCCCCCATTTCCCAGCATGCTCGGATTGTGAGGGCGCCTGTCCTGTGGCACGTGCTCCGCTAGGACCACAGTGTGACCGCTcagtcccttcctccctgcctcggGGATGTTGGGAGTCTCAGACAGGAGCAAAGCAGGCCTGGGCCGTGGCCCGCACGGCCGTGTGTGGCCTCGGGGAGAACCTGCCTGGCTCCTGGTTACCAGTGCAAGGTAGTCTCTTCCCGTATGACTTTAAGCTAAACCATACTCAGCATCTCAACGGTGACCTTTGACCCGCGTGTCTGTTCCGGAGAGAGAACTTACCCTTGGAAGAaagcgccccccaccccgtgcccccATAGACCTTTCCAGTCACTCCTCTCATCCCACCTTCCGAGCGTGGACGCCCCCAACCAGA includes:
- the GUCY2D gene encoding retinal guanylyl cyclase 1, translated to MTACALPAGGCPDPRRRAPARRVPSPPGVPRALPLLLLLLPPSARPAVFTVGVLGPWACDPIFARARPDLAARLAAARLNHDPAMAGSPRFEVALLPEPCRTPGSLGAVSSALGRVSGLVGPVNPAACRPAELLAQEAGVTLVPWGCPGTRAAGTTAPAVTPAADALYALLRAFRWARVALVTAPQDLWVEAGRALSAALRARGLPVALVTTMEPSDVSGAREALRRVQDGPRVRAVIMVMHSVLLGGQEQRCLLEAAEELGLADGSLVFLPFDTLHYALSPGPEALAALANSSRLRRAHDAVLTLTRHCPPGGSVMDSLRRAQERQELPSDLDLLQVSPLFGTIYDAVFLLAGGVARARAATGGGWVSAAAVARHIQDAQVPGFCGALGGAEEPPFVLLDTDAAGDQLFATYLLDPTRGSLRSAGTPVHFPRGGGGPGPDPSCWFEPDIICNGGLEPGLVFIGFLLVVGMGLTGAFLAHYVRHRLIHIQMVSGPNKIILTLDDITFLHPQGGSSRKVVQGSRSSLGAHSVSDVRSVPSQPADSANVGLYEGDWVWLKKFPGDQHIAIRPATRTAFSKLQELRHENVVLYLGLFLGSGAGGTMAPGERMLAVVSEHCTRGSLHDLLAQRDIKLDWMFKSSLLLDLIKGMRYLHHRGVAHGRLKSRNCVVDGRFVLKVTDHGQGRLLEAQRVLPEPPSAEDQLWTAPELLRDPALERRGTMAGDVFSLGIIMQEVVCRSAPYAMLELTAEEVVERVRSPPPLCRPSVSVDQAPTECIQLMKQCWAEQPDLRPSMDRTFEQFKSINKGRKTNIIDSMLRMLEQYSSNLEDLIRERTEELELEKQKTDRLLTQMLPPSVAEALKTGTPVEPEYFEEVTLYFSDIVGFTTISAMSEPIEVVDLLNDLYTLFDAIIGSHDVYKVETIGDAYMVASGLPQRNGQRHAAEIANMALDILSAVGSFRMRHMPEVPVRIRIGLHSGPCVAGVVGLTMPRYCLFGDTVNTASRMESTGLPYRIHVNISTVQILRALDEGFQTEVRGRTELKGKGAEDTYWLVGRRGFNKPIPKPPDLQPGASNHGISLQEIPLERRLKLEKARPGQFSGK